The sequence below is a genomic window from Mytilus edulis chromosome 2, xbMytEdul2.2, whole genome shotgun sequence.
atttatcagTCATGTAATATGAAATACCCCAAAAATAGAAGCTACAATGTATTTCCTTATTTCCTAcaatatttgtttatgtaatatgttattttaatgattttatacctttatttttttatgaacagACATTATCTGTCTATTCTTGTGATATTTTAGGTCAAGAAACACTAGAGAAATCCAGGGAGATAATTAAGAGGTTAAAAGATGAAAAGAAGCAGGTTGTAGTTGAATCAGAAGAAAGAATAAAACAAGCTGAAAAAACTATTGAGGAGGAGAAAGAAAACTTGATACAAGAATTGTCAAGGGCAAAGGCTGCTGCAGTGACATGCTTACAGGTATGAAAGAGAAATAACCAAATCTATAAAGGTAgaaagatttaattttaaaaaagtatctTTAAACTAAAAACAATTCTGCTTTTAGTTAAGAACATTTCATAAATGTAAGACATGAAAAAATTACAGGGGTATTTTAACCTATAGAATATATAGAGAAAATGGTCTTAAGGAGCCTTATTTTGCATGGTATTGTACAGCGAGCATTGTTTGGTGTTTTGACTCATTTCTTCTactttattgtttatttcaagtctaatgtaattattacagGAAGAAACACACAAGAAAGTAGAGGGAGAAGTTCAGAAAACAGTGGAGGAGAGAGATCAATTCTGGGAGAAACAAATACATGACATGGAGAAACAACATTCAAGTGCCATACAAACTCTGGTATGTATAGGTAGTAACAGACAAGTTAAAGAAAGGAATTGGGTCAGTGAGTGAGAGAGAGAAGAGAATAATTAGTCAGAAAAAGCGAGGGAGAGAGAAGGGATGATAGGGGGAAGCAGTGGCTGTCATATATCACAATCAGATCTTTGCatacaaatacatttatatttgagGAAGATTGACATTAGATATACTTTGCTTCAGCAGCTTATATTTAAAATGGCTCAACATAtagaataaatttgatataatgacATAAACTTCTTGCACATAAATGTTATTCTCTGCCTTTTACTAgattattttattaactgtgaATGTTCCTACATAAGTAAAGATCAATTAACATGAAGAAAAGCTTAGAAAGAGTGTTTATTAGAATTTATgaaaatgatttgaaataataaagataTTAAGGTTAAGAAATCAAAGATCCTACTTGACCTTGTTTACTTACTGTAAGGTTTGAGTTTTAGCTCTTCATAGGGGGAATAGAACAAAGAAGagcaaaaaatattttgtctttgATATATATTGCCATTCGTAATCATTGACAGCTATTCAAaatttaagcttttgattttgaagaTTTTTGTTGGTGTAAAAATTATGTCACTAAAAAGGTCATGAAAatctatataatttaaaaatgtggttttcaatttaaaaaatttggaaactgtttatcaggtcaagatctaactgctctgaaattttcagatgaatcagagaaccccttgtttggttgctgcccctaaactggtaattttatggaaaatttgctgttttttggtttttatcttgaatattattatagatagaggtaaactgtgaagagcaataatgttcagcaaagtaagatatacaaataagtcaacatgatcaaaatggtcaattgaccccttaatgagttattgccctttatgtaaatttttaacaattttcattaatttggtaaattttaataaatttttacaaaataatttcctctgttactaatgggtAAAGTtctttatagatagagataattgtaagtagcaagaaggttcagtaaagtaagaacttcaaacacatcaccatcaccaaaacacaattttgtcatgaatccatctgtgtccttagtttaatatgcacatagaccaaggtgagcgacacaggctcttaagagcctctagttcataTAGATTCACCTTGCATGTgatgaaatatttcattcaagttatttctttttaataGACTAAAGAGAAAGATATAGCAGTTCGTCAGTTAGAGGAAGAAATAAATCACAGATTATCAGAAAAAGATGAAGAAATGAAGTTAGCAGTCGAGGAACGTGACCTTCAGAAAATGGCTGCAATGTCACAGCAGGACACACTAAGAGAACAGTTGCAGGAGGAGGTTAATATATTGACTAGTGTAAGTATTAACAGGGGACCAGATATACTGGCATAGCTGTATTGCTATAGATAATAATACTGTCTTAGGGGCGTAATAGACAAATATTACACTACATCAGCTCAAAAAACCTATACTTTAGCCAATcttataataaaacaaagaattttCACTCAAGGAAAAGGTCAAATGTTGACTCAAGGAAAAGGtcaatttttcttaaaacatcatcctttaatttacaaaaatcttctctactGGGCTATATAGAAATATgccaaaaagaaaatttgaagaaGGAAAGATACAATTCATTCAGTTGTTAAATAAGATTTTGACTTGATCATATCTGAAGCAGTTATATTTAGATTTGAGCcaacaaaaagaaatattagGGGAAGCAATCACCCTCTtctttttgagcttttgatgttcATTGAATACATAGGATCTTATTGAATAGTCCccaaatataaaatgtttgtgACAGTTAGTCTCTGTGGTGATTcctgtttgccaaataactgctgtaaaatcagaaattattgtgtgcatttattattacaattttgtcattttagactaaaatgtgattaAAATTTTTGAGATGTCGCAAAAAATCTGTTTCATTCATAAAGAAAAAATTttaaatgcgagtttaaattagtGCAGTTATAACCCTGaaatttttacaataataaaaccatagcaataatttctgaatttacaatatacaGATGTGCCAATTTTTGTGGTAAATTGAAATGCAATTATCATAAAGGATTTGAATTTAGATTTTCATATTTGGCATTTATCAAATTAGAGAGAAATGgatgtattgtttaaaatatttctaaaataagTGTGATTGAATTTTTTTCATCTTGCAGAAAAGAACAGAACTAGAGAGTGCCTTGTCAGCCTTGAAAGATCAGAATGAGGCTACAATTGTAGAATTTGAACAAAAGCTTCAGGAGCAACAGGAAAAGTTCACAGCTGAGTATACAAATATCCAGTCAAAGCATAAAGAAGAGGTGgaaaacatgaaacatgaatCTTTACGAGCTGCACAGGATCAAATACGGGAAATCATGGAACAACATAATGCTCAGCTGGAAGATCTTACTAGGAAACATGAGGAATCAATGCAAGGATCCAGTTCTGATCTTGAATCTTATTATAAAGAGCAAATAAAGTCACTGAAATCCAATCTAGAACAGATGTTACAAGAACGCAGTCAACAAGCTGAACAACTGAGTGCTAACATACAACAATTAAAGTCAACCTTAGCAGAGAAAGAAAGCAATATCGAGCAGATCAAAGCTAATTTTGAATCGGAAAAAGAAGAAACCATGAAATGCATTCAAAACAAATCTGAACAGaatgaaaagttacaaaaagatcttgagaatttaataaaacaatttgagtCCGCCAAAGTTTCAAGTGAGGAAGAAAGAGATTTGCTAAAAGGTCAAATTCAGTCATTAGAAAGTAAATGTGATCAGTTAGAATCAGAAAACAAGAACATGACTGAGAAACTTGATGAACATGTTAAACAGATCGACAGCATGCGGCAAGAAACTGTTGCATGTGAGATAGAATGGAAACGTAAAGTGGAGGAAATTTTACAAGATCATAGCAATACCATGTCAGCAATATCTGCTTCATCAGAGGAAAGTATTAAAACACTGACATTACAGATAAACAAAAGTGATAAAGAAATAGAGGACTTGACATCCCAACTTGTTGATGCTAATTCAAGAGTTATAGAACTTGATTCTAAAGCAATGAGGTTGCAGGAAGTAGATGGCATTTTGACAAAGGTTGAATGTGAGAAACAGGCATTGGAAGAAAAAATTAGGTCATTTGAAACATCTTTGAATGATAGTATGAAGGTCAATGAAGATTTAAATGTCAAGGTCAACGAGACAAAAGAATTATTTAACTCAAATCAAGAACATCTGAAAAAGGAGAAGTCAAGCTTAGAAGATAAGATATCAGCTTTATCACATGACCTTGAAACGAAAGATGTGATTATATGTGACATTGAGAAAGCCTTGGCAGAAAAAAGTGAAGAGTTAAAGGCCAGTCAGAATGTACTCACAGGCAATGATTCACAAATTCAGACTTTTGAagtagaaataaaagaaaaaaacgaaGAACTTAGTAAGATGAAAGAAAAGTTTGACAGGTTACGTAATGAAGCCAAAACAAGATTGAAAGATATCAAGGAAAACTTGGATCAAGCTACTCTTAAACTTCAAACTGAGAGTGAAGAGAAAGAAAAAATGAAACAAGATTATGAGATAGAGAAAGAACAAAGTACAACCAAGTATAATGTCAGAATCAAAGAACTAGAGGATAAACTGAGTGAAGGAGAAACAAATCTGAAAAACATGGAAGAGGGATTCAAAGTAAGGTTTGAGGAATTACAAAGTCAGTATAAAGATAATATGAATAAGATTAAAGAGCGTTACCAAGAAAAGATGGCTGAAAAGGAACAGGAACATGAAAAGGCCATAACAGAGTTACTGACTCAAAAAGACATGGGCACACAGGATGTGATGAAGACAATGAATGAACAAAAAGAGCGGCAATTTACTGAACTTTCAGAACAACATAAAACAGAGATCACTTCTCTGACTCAGGAATGGGAGGAAAAACTGAATAAAGAAAAACTTAGGGTTGATAATGAACTGCAGAAAACAACGGAGGATAAAGAAAATGAAGTCAAGAATATCAAAGATGAAATGGAACAAAAATTAAATGAACTGAGTAATGCTAAACTCACTTTGGAAAATGAAAGGGAGAACATGTGCAAAAAACACAATGAAGAACTGCAAAATAGAGATCAGGCAAATGCAGAATATGTAGAGAAATGTAAAATTTTAGAGGCTAAAATTGAAGAATTAAATACTGCTTTGTttacagtgtcagaaaaacatgATCATGAAAAGCAGGAAAAAGATCATATTATTTCTCAATCATCAGAGAGAATTAGTCAATTAGAAGAGGCTAATAGATCAATGGAAGAAATGTTACATGCATTAAATGATCAAACACAAAATAAAGACGATAGAATTAAATCCTTGGAAGAGGAATTAGATAATAATGGTCAGAAGGTCAAATCAGAGTGTGAGTCACGAGTAAAAGAGATTGAGTCAGAGCTTATTCAAAAGGATGCTTTTGCTAAAGAGTTAGAAACACAGTGTAATGGTTTTCAGGTACAAATAGATAACTTAAATTCAATATTAAGTGAAAAAGATGAGAGGTTTAAGGATCTTGAGTCAAAGTGTGAGGAAATGAAATCTGAATGTGAAAATTTAAAGGAGGCAAAAGACAATGAATTAAAAGTTGTAAACGAGGAATATGAAAAACGATTGGCTGAAATGTCGGCCAATGATGTTGAACTACAGTCAAATTTGACACAGTTAAATACCAAGGTCAACGAAGCAGAAGCAAAATTAGTTGATTGTATCCAGAGTTATGAAGTTCAAATCGAAGAATTAAATTCTAAACTACAGAGAGAAACGGAAAGTTTTGAGGAACAAAAAGGCATGCTGAAAAAACAATTAGAAGACATGGATAAACAGGCAAAAATGACTTCTGAAGACCTGGAGAATTCTCTCCAGTCAAAAGTACGAGAAGGTGAACAGAAATTACTAGAGCAGGCAGAGGTTCATAAAGCAGAGATTGTTTCTCTTGATGAACAGTGGAAAACTAGAAACAATGAATTGAAacagaaagtcaaaataaaaattcaggACCTTCAAAATCAAGCAAAAGCTGAAAAGGAAGAATTTAATGCTAAATTAGCTTCAGAGCAGGAAAGATTTAACACTGAAAACTCAGATTCAAAATCTAAAGTGAGTATATTGGAAGAAAGACTTGCGTCTGAAATTGTATCTGTTCAAGCCATTAGTGACCGTGAAGAAAAAGCAAAAATCAGAATTAGTgacttagaaaaaaaattaagtgctgaaCAAGAGGAAAAAGACTCGATTTCTGCTGAACTTGTACATTCCAATACGAAGCTTTTACAATTAGAAGAAAATTCAGGGTCTTCTCAAATGGCCATTGTTGATTTAGAAAAACAGTTACGGGAACAAGGGAAAACAATTACAGAAAAGGAAAATACAATACTAAAATTAACAAGTGATTTTAATGAAAAAGAGACAAGGTTACAGGAGGTTAAAGCAAATTGCCAGGCTATTGAACTTAAATTGAATGAAATTTCGGATAATTGTCAGAAATCTGTTGGAGACAGCTACCTTAAGATAACAAATTTAGAAAAGGAAGTATCGGAACGAGAAAAACAATGTAGTGAACTTCAAAAATTGTTGTGTGAAGAAGAACAAAATGTCCATTCTTTGGAAAATGAAGTTAAAAATATGCAAGAAAAATTGGAGTCTTCAGTTGGAAAAATGAAGGATTATGAAAACATTAAAGAGCAGTTAGATAATTCTAATATTAAAGTGAAAAACTTAGAAAGTGAATTGAACAAAGCTTTATCAGAAAATACTGAAGCAGAAACATCATATCAAGAAAACTTGTCTGCATTTACTCAAAGCTTCAGTAGGGATAAATCTTTAGAAATTGAAACTATGGAAGCCAAGTATAAAGCTGAAATTGATGAATTGAATGAAAAATTGTCACTTGAAACAATCTTGAAAGGGAAATTTGAAAGTGAATTATGTGAGTTAAAACAAAAGTATTCAGTAGAAATTGAGGAATTAACACAGAAATGTGACATGGATAGTACTTCTAAAGTGTCAGAGTATAAGAAAAAAGCTGAAAGTTACATTTCACAAGTAAAAAAACAGATGCAAATAGAAAAAGAATCTTTACTCACTCAACATTCCAAACAAATATCAGACATTGAGGAAAGGTGTCAGAGATTACAGTTTCAGGTAGAGGAAGTATCATCAGAGagagataaactgttaaaacAGCATGAAAGTGAAAAGTCACATCTCCAACAGATGTTAGACTCTGAACAAAAATCTAAAGACATCTTAGTTACGGAACAAGAACAAAAATCTGAATCAAATTCacaagaaatgaaaaatttacaacaaaagctAGAGGAACTGTCACATGATAAAGAGGAACTGTCACATGATAAAGAGGAACTAAATAAGCAGATTCTAGAACTGGAATCCAAACTAGCTAAATTGTCCGAATCATATCAGTctgatttaaaacaattaaaatcagaaaaaaataaaattgaaaaagaactaAGTGATTTTAAGCGAGACAAGGAGGAAAATAGGGAATCATTGGTAAACGAACAGGAAGAAgaattaaagaaaatgaaaaaacatTATGAGGAGTTGTTACAGGATACAGAGAATGACCATAACGGCAAGATCAAAGAACTGGTCAAGGAATTCAACAAGACATTGGCAGGCAAAGAGAAAGAATTTGAGAAAACATTCTCTAATGCTTTAGGTAAGGTTATCTATCAGCATATAACAATCATTGTATCAAAGCAATTTTTATCACTTTTATTATACAGTAGATTCACTCTTATGCTTATTTTCACATGACTATACCATTTAACTCCGTAAAGTTCAATCTAGGATTCCCATGAAATAAGTAAATGACCCATTAATTTGTAGGAGAGGTGTCATATATTTCCAAATAGAAATAACATCTTTAAATTACTATTGTATTTTATTGAACTTGATGAAATAATGATGCATTTCATGATGTCCAAATGTAAAcatcatttctttaaaatctgaTCTACTGGCCAGTTGTATATTCTTTGTCTAATTAAAAGACATGATAAACAGTTACAAAAACAAACTAGGCATAAAGCTTAAATATCATGAAACATATAtcatcgaaataaaaaaaaatgaaacaaaaaagttcTGTCAGGTTTAAGAAATGTCTATTAAAAAAATAGTGTGTTTTTATTAACAGATAAATCTCAAAGAGGAGAAGACCGCCTATTCCAAGACCATAACCAGACAGTGACAGACCTACACAAAGAATTACAGGAGAAAGATGAGGCTTATGATAAAATGAATGAAGAATGGGAGGGAAGATTAATGGTAGGACTAACAGTTTTATCTTAACAATTCTTCAATCAATGTTTGGCTTAGTATCAGCTTTAATGAGTCCGAGAAGGGGAAAACTGGTGgcccatatttggtcttgataacttcaaCAGAAACGGGGGGAGAGCatgccaaaaaaatgttggaaggaaaaaaaaagaaaaaaatattagaaaaacaataaggtctttccacgCGTAGAGGAgaccttaaaaatattaaaaaaaacaataagtaaGGTCTTTTTCTCACgaagaggaaagaccttaaatatGTGTGTGTGTTATGGGAGATGGGGAGAAGTAGCTTGTTTTGTTGTTCAGTGTAGTTTTCTTATACATTCACTTTGTCAATGACTTTAGTTAGaatatctgaaatttgaaatgaaGTCCTTAGATGCAAGCCTTTTAATTCTGATgaagcaaaaaatatatatatatacttgtcaagaaaattacattaaCAGTGAATGAATAATAGTATCTGTTCCAGGAATATCAAGTCATTAGGAACGTAATTTATAGAAtaggagttatcttcctttgtccataattgtaGATGAACAACTACCATTAATATATTGCCTCAAAACTCATACTATTGCTTTCACTGCTTAATACAATGCAATCTTTACTCTTCAATGCTCACAAGTACTTGGAATATAGatattgattttattatcaatctttatatatacatgtattatgctGTAGGACAAAGACTTGGAAATATTATCTCAAGTATCAGAATTAAAACAAGAGATTACAAGCTTGAAGCAGCAGCATCAGGTAGAGATATGGGAATTACAGGAGAAATTTAAAAAGTCACATGGAGAATCCATCATTCAGAAAGAGGTTATGCAAAAACAGGAAGTGAGTGCTCTAACACAGGAATGGAATAAGGAGAGACAGGTAAGAATTGGATTTAAAGAAGGTGGGTATACAGGTTGTTTGATCTTAGGGAAGTGGTCTCAATGGCCCTAAATAGATGTTGTTGGCATACAAACATTGATTGATACAagaatattgtgtaaaaataaatttaaaattgaacATGCTTAGCACAAGCCATTTCTAGATACAGGTTGCTTGAATATGGATTCAGATGAGGTAACGTTTTTGGTTTGCGCACATCGGGGATGTTTTgactttattttgacaaaattttacgATACAGACTTCAAATAGAGAAATATTAGTTCAGGATTCTCTGttataaatgtttgaaacaaaaaatttcataaacattattttttgtcTAAATCAGAGCTAATGCTAGCTGTAGTTATCTTTTACTTTTGGAAGGCCACAGAAGACAGGTTTGTCTGTAGTTTTTCCTATGTAGATAAAATTGTGTAACTAAATAATTATGAATTTGGAATAATAAGTCCAATCTGgaatgttaatattttattttgttgatagGACCACTAGACAAATATATAAATGCAATTATGAGTTTTAAGTTTATAtgcatgttgtttttttgtttagtaTGATGTTGTACAGCGAGCTACCGATTCCTCCATTATAGAACCACaggtattttatttcacttttgtttcctttttactAATTCTTTTTTACTAATACTTATAACTCGTCTTTTAGATATAGAGAATGGTGCCacacatttacaaaatttcagttttgtttcttattttaaatAGCTTTCTTAAATAGTTTAAAACCTGTAATATATGTTGACAAATTATCtcattagctcacctggctcaaagggccaagtgagctttccTCATCACTTGTcatccggcgtcgttaacttttacaaaaatcttctcctctgaaacaactaggccaaatttaaccaaactttgccacaatcatcatcggggtatctagttttaaaaatgtgtccggtaacccggccaaccaaccaagattgcccccatggctaaaaatataacatagggataaaatgcagtttttggcttacaactcaaaaaccaaagcatttagagcaaatctgacaaaaagttaaaattgtttatcaggtcaacatctatcttccctgatattttcagatgaatctaacaacccgttgttaggtttctgcccctgaattggtaattttgctgtttttgctgttttttgttattatcttgaatattattatagagagataaactgtaaacagcaataatgttcagtaaagtaaatttacaaataagtcaacatgaccaaaatggtctgacCCCTTtaggatttattgccctttatagtcaatttttaaccattttccgtaaatcttagtaatcttttagtaaaaaaatttcCTCTGAAATtgtgccaaattaaaccaaacttggccacaattatcattggtgtatctagtttaaaaaaaatgtgtcctgtgactctgccaaccaaccaagacaccgccatggctaaaaataggaactttgggtaaaatgcagtttttggcttataactaaaaaaccatagcatttagagcaaatctgacaggcggtgaaattgattatcaggtgaagatctatctgccctggaattttcagatgaatcagataactggttgttgggttacctcccatgaattggtaattttaaggaaattttggtgttttttgttattatcttgaatattattatagatagagataaactgtaaacagcaataatgtacagcaaagtaagacctaaaaataagtcaacatgaccaaaatggtcaattgacccctaaggagttattgccctttatagtcaaattttaacaattttaatgaaatttgtaaattttcactaacattttccactgaaactactgggccaagttcattatagatagagctAATTgaaagcagcaagaatgtttagtaaagtaagatatacaaacacatcaccatcaccaaaacacaattttgtcatgaatcaatctgtgtcctttgtttaatattcacttagaccaaggtgagcgacacaggctctttagagcctctagttttcttatttacttaaaaatataatgttttaatgTATCTTTATTAAAAGACCTGCATGATTCACATCCAATAGTTTTTCATTAAGATTGTTATATAGTGACTGTATAGTCCACATAGAATTAATTGTTTAATGTCACTCGCCTTTTTGATTTTTAACTTAACTAGCTATTAGGGTTAGTGTGAAGCACTCCATCTCTTGGTATTTTTCCTcaactttttaaaacatcatCTCCAAAAGCATTAAGAAAATTTTAACCCAAATAACTAATCTGAATCAACAAACATCTTATAAGAATGTATTATTTCCCAATTTCATCTAATAGACCTACCATTCAAACACAACTTTACTGAAAAAAGAATGTTGGGAAAATTCAGTGATAATAAATCATTCTGCAGAACCTTTGAACATATAGTACATTAATGATCCTCTTGACAAATATGATTTGTTACTGCATTTAAATGGCTTTGTTACAACAGAATCTTTAAAACATGATCTCAACGCAAAAGTGAATTATCCAAATTGCTTTCTTGTCTCTAACCATTCTTAAAGAAAGCAGCTCGAGagaattttataattaaaaagaaattaaaaaaactgaTAAATCCTGCAAAGGAAACATGGCAACCAAAActtcatagaaaatgatagtgcgagtggagcatccgtgtactatgaacacattcttgtttttatatccttttcaaatatttttcatgttttatgcctcagaGAAAGtaaggggatgaaattacactgtcaAAAGTTTTGGCTGATGAACTTTTAAATAATGTAATGATTTG
It includes:
- the LOC139510313 gene encoding golgin subfamily A member 4-like isoform X1; the protein is MFKNLKKKLEQGVAQTPLKGALSAVTKNDSSATESPKQETSKQNGKQGSPQTGKGDGQDFGIPQAESTPKKLGDQSASPAVGQLVDVPLQDEGTPNNTTDFASALSNLPGDETPRASRSRASSISSVTSDSSFFNNTTFGTHHYQLPSDVESEIDESASNFDSYSKEDLYMLIKRFERRAYKYKSKFMEVAAAYKDLAQEREKIKTTLTMTQDKAFRRISELKEQIKLDMMAKRDLEENYRLMLEEKDEHIKVFQMQIRLLREGKEIPPELENKVTKSKVQSKEVGKGDNSDIQTDDVKILNEKVKRLEGLLSRCKDTIKTNKEKYTQITTEKEQINKQLHEKNAELEKVKTSAAPDTMIKLQNQMKEARKVIEQLEVDREVAIAEVKKQVHEEMELKDQELREIRQQCALLQEENKTNTDKVDRLEKSSQETLEKSREIIKRLKDEKKQVVVESEERIKQAEKTIEEEKENLIQELSRAKAAAVTCLQEETHKKVEGEVQKTVEERDQFWEKQIHDMEKQHSSAIQTLTKEKDIAVRQLEEEINHRLSEKDEEMKLAVEERDLQKMAAMSQQDTLREQLQEEVNILTSKRTELESALSALKDQNEATIVEFEQKLQEQQEKFTAEYTNIQSKHKEEVENMKHESLRAAQDQIREIMEQHNAQLEDLTRKHEESMQGSSSDLESYYKEQIKSLKSNLEQMLQERSQQAEQLSANIQQLKSTLAEKESNIEQIKANFESEKEETMKCIQNKSEQNEKLQKDLENLIKQFESAKVSSEEERDLLKGQIQSLESKCDQLESENKNMTEKLDEHVKQIDSMRQETVACEIEWKRKVEEILQDHSNTMSAISASSEESIKTLTLQINKSDKEIEDLTSQLVDANSRVIELDSKAMRLQEVDGILTKVECEKQALEEKIRSFETSLNDSMKVNEDLNVKVNETKELFNSNQEHLKKEKSSLEDKISALSHDLETKDVIICDIEKALAEKSEELKASQNVLTGNDSQIQTFEVEIKEKNEELSKMKEKFDRLRNEAKTRLKDIKENLDQATLKLQTESEEKEKMKQDYEIEKEQSTTKYNVRIKELEDKLSEGETNLKNMEEGFKVRFEELQSQYKDNMNKIKERYQEKMAEKEQEHEKAITELLTQKDMGTQDVMKTMNEQKERQFTELSEQHKTEITSLTQEWEEKLNKEKLRVDNELQKTTEDKENEVKNIKDEMEQKLNELSNAKLTLENERENMCKKHNEELQNRDQANAEYVEKCKILEAKIEELNTALFTVSEKHDHEKQEKDHIISQSSERISQLEEANRSMEEMLHALNDQTQNKDDRIKSLEEELDNNGQKVKSECESRVKEIESELIQKDAFAKELETQCNGFQVQIDNLNSILSEKDERFKDLESKCEEMKSECENLKEAKDNELKVVNEEYEKRLAEMSANDVELQSNLTQLNTKVNEAEAKLVDCIQSYEVQIEELNSKLQRETESFEEQKGMLKKQLEDMDKQAKMTSEDLENSLQSKVREGEQKLLEQAEVHKAEIVSLDEQWKTRNNELKQKVKIKIQDLQNQAKAEKEEFNAKLASEQERFNTENSDSKSKVSILEERLASEIVSVQAISDREEKAKIRISDLEKKLSAEQEEKDSISAELVHSNTKLLQLEENSGSSQMAIVDLEKQLREQGKTITEKENTILKLTSDFNEKETRLQEVKANCQAIELKLNEISDNCQKSVGDSYLKITNLEKEVSEREKQCSELQKLLCEEEQNVHSLENEVKNMQEKLESSVGKMKDYENIKEQLDNSNIKVKNLESELNKALSENTEAETSYQENLSAFTQSFSRDKSLEIETMEAKYKAEIDELNEKLSLETILKGKFESELCELKQKYSVEIEELTQKCDMDSTSKVSEYKKKAESYISQVKKQMQIEKESLLTQHSKQISDIEERCQRLQFQVEEVSSERDKLLKQHESEKSHLQQMLDSEQKSKDILVTEQEQKSESNSQEMKNLQQKLEELSHDKEELSHDKEELNKQILELESKLAKLSESYQSDLKQLKSEKNKIEKELSDFKRDKEENRESLVNEQEEELKKMKKHYEELLQDTENDHNGKIKELVKEFNKTLAGKEKEFEKTFSNALDKSQRGEDRLFQDHNQTVTDLHKELQEKDEAYDKMNEEWEGRLMDKDLEILSQVSELKQEITSLKQQHQVEIWELQEKFKKSHGESIIQKEVMQKQEVSALTQEWNKERQYDVVQRATDSSIIEPQELLHHNQLAISALQPGSTNIPQLQQQVVLLTRRLDEIKEQHRLEIAELQGRSEMNSLQPPLIDTPFRKKRVHFEDQTEQAQNMELMNIDLEAKLQQVKTELAQTKIRENELNNKLHHYEGRHGDIDSPPLSPGYHATGPLLQEPTQCEYLKNILYQYMMGRETKTLSRVIGTVVHFNDEQMRKVVAREDAKTNEPLSDRKFICI